In a single window of the Melioribacteraceae bacterium genome:
- a CDS encoding septum formation initiator family protein: MKKNLVVRIVIGLLFLLVIGYLVFNDNGFIKFMKLKNEIHELQIRIDSADQKLKSLQQEIDSLQTSQEKIEKVARERYDMKFPDENVIKIDEN; this comes from the coding sequence ATGAAAAAGAATCTTGTTGTAAGAATTGTTATCGGGCTATTATTTCTTCTGGTAATTGGGTACTTGGTATTCAATGACAATGGTTTTATAAAGTTTATGAAACTTAAAAATGAAATTCATGAGCTTCAGATTCGAATTGACAGTGCCGACCAAAAATTGAAATCACTTCAGCAGGAAATTGATTCACTTCAAACCAGCCAAGAAAAAATTGAAAAAGTTGCGAGAGAAAGGTACGACATGAAATTTCCGGATGAAAATGTTATTAAAATTGATGAGAACTGA
- a CDS encoding methylenetetrahydrofolate reductase, translated as MKVIEHLEKAKDTLISFEIIPPKRGGNVKQLLNLLEDIVVYHPPFIDITSHAAEVIYEETSGGHVEMRVKRKRPGTLGICALIQNKYNIDAVPHVLCEGFTREETEDFLIELHYLGIDNVLAIRGDDNGFRKPLKFGRSLNRFAVDLVSQIVKVNKGKYLEDGLLDADPMDFCVGISGYPEKHFEAPNLLTDIKYTKAKIEAGASYIVTQMFYDNKSFFNYLDLCRKEGITAPIIPGIKIITSKLQLTNIPKNFFIDIPAELAEEINSAKNEHVQEIGVNWALKQVEELLNANVPALHFYIMQNSKPINMLMKKLKL; from the coding sequence ATGAAAGTAATTGAACATCTTGAAAAAGCTAAAGACACGTTAATAAGTTTTGAAATTATTCCTCCCAAAAGGGGTGGTAATGTAAAACAGTTATTAAATTTATTGGAAGATATAGTCGTTTATCATCCTCCATTTATTGATATAACGAGTCATGCCGCAGAAGTAATTTATGAAGAAACAAGTGGCGGACATGTTGAAATGCGAGTTAAGCGAAAGCGTCCGGGTACACTTGGGATATGCGCTTTAATTCAAAATAAATATAATATTGATGCGGTTCCTCATGTTTTATGTGAAGGTTTTACAAGAGAGGAAACGGAAGATTTCCTAATTGAGTTGCACTATCTGGGAATTGATAATGTACTTGCAATCAGAGGAGATGATAATGGTTTCCGTAAACCATTAAAGTTTGGGCGTAGTTTAAATAGATTTGCTGTTGATTTAGTAAGCCAGATTGTTAAAGTAAATAAGGGGAAGTATCTTGAAGATGGATTGCTTGATGCAGATCCGATGGATTTTTGTGTTGGAATAAGCGGATATCCGGAAAAACATTTTGAAGCGCCAAATTTGTTAACCGATATTAAATATACTAAAGCAAAAATTGAAGCCGGCGCATCATATATAGTTACTCAAATGTTTTATGATAACAAATCATTTTTTAATTATTTGGATTTATGCAGGAAAGAGGGGATTACAGCTCCAATAATACCGGGAATAAAAATTATCACCAGTAAACTTCAATTGACTAATATTCCTAAAAACTTTTTTATTGATATTCCGGCTGAATTGGCTGAAGAAATTAACTCTGCAAAAAATGAACATGTTCAGGAAATTGGTGTGAATTGGGCATTAAAGCAAGTTGAAGAATTATTAAACGCAAATGTACCAGCATTACATTTTTACATTATGCAAAATTCAAAACCTATTAATATGTTAATGAAAAAATTAAAACTATAA
- a CDS encoding Gfo/Idh/MocA family oxidoreductase, with protein MITSKSLLRKALPKKIKWGIAGCGIFAENNLLPAFQFLRRSKVVSLYSGDFYRAKNLSSKYGIPNAFDDFDKFLKSGIDAVYISSANANHYWQAIKAAESKLNILCERPIAITSVHASEMIDACKKNGVHLMVNYSHRFHPLVLKAKELLNLQILGKIFSISASSNIEVSPGQTFRFNKELSGGGVLIDVGSQVIDGLRFLGGNITDFKSFSDNIVHNSEVEDFSAAILKFEKGGYGQFNVFYSDKKPHSIIDIFGYNGSLSIESMMGKNGAITNLVINFPGEARKVFRKRGNRTVYMLKAVQKMFLKKQPDYSIAQDALESLKLIERITNSNK; from the coding sequence ATGATAACATCAAAATCGTTATTAAGAAAAGCACTGCCAAAAAAAATTAAGTGGGGAATTGCAGGATGCGGAATATTTGCTGAGAATAATTTGTTACCCGCTTTTCAATTTCTGAGAAGAAGTAAAGTAGTTTCTTTGTACAGTGGAGATTTTTATAGAGCGAAAAATCTTTCATCAAAGTATGGAATACCAAATGCATTCGATGATTTTGATAAATTCTTAAAGAGTGGAATTGATGCTGTCTATATTTCAAGCGCTAATGCAAATCATTACTGGCAGGCAATAAAGGCGGCGGAATCAAAGTTAAATATACTTTGTGAAAGGCCAATCGCAATTACTTCAGTTCATGCATCCGAAATGATTGACGCTTGTAAAAAAAATGGTGTGCACTTAATGGTTAATTACTCACACCGATTTCACCCCCTAGTACTTAAAGCAAAAGAATTACTCAATCTCCAAATTCTTGGAAAAATTTTTTCAATCTCAGCATCTTCCAATATTGAAGTATCACCAGGTCAAACTTTTAGATTTAATAAAGAACTCAGCGGCGGTGGAGTATTAATTGATGTTGGTTCTCAAGTTATTGATGGACTTCGTTTTTTGGGAGGTAACATCACAGACTTTAAATCATTTTCAGATAATATTGTACATAATAGCGAAGTAGAAGATTTTTCTGCGGCTATTCTAAAATTTGAAAAGGGAGGATATGGGCAATTCAATGTTTTTTATTCTGATAAAAAACCTCATAGTATAATTGACATCTTTGGCTATAATGGCTCACTCAGTATTGAAAGTATGATGGGAAAGAATGGTGCAATTACTAATTTAGTGATCAACTTTCCGGGTGAAGCCCGTAAAGTTTTTCGGAAAAGAGGAAACCGAACTGTTTATATGCTGAAGGCGGTACAAAAAATGTTCTTAAAAAAGCAACCCGATTATTCAATCGCTCAAGATGCGTTGGAAAGTTTAAAATTGATTGAAAGAATTACTAACTCTAACAAATAA
- the rmuC gene encoding DNA recombination protein RmuC — protein MNEIILVISLIILVLLIISLLLQRKRSSPAELIELKNEFERLDRSFRDEITRTREENSRSQKDQREEINSSILKLGEQISSTIGELAKRQIEQLEIFESRLNTLTTTNEQKFDKLQEKVEFNLREMLDQNSKKLEEMRQTVDEKLHSTLEKRLGESFKLVSERLEAVREGLGEMRNLAVGVGDLKKVLTNVKTRGTWGEIQLQNLIEQILTPDQYVKNYSTKKGSNDRVEFAIKMPGRSENKDGFCWLPIDAKFPMEDYQRLATAQDLVDVLLIEEAGKALENRIKLEAKSIYDKYIDPPNTTDVALLFLPVEGLFAEILRRPGLFEKLQNDYKVIITGPTTLTAILNSLQMGFKTLAIEKRSSEVWTLLGAVKNEFVKFGDILEKTQEKLRQASDTIDSAKVRSRAIERRLRDVQELPSSEQTNLIE, from the coding sequence ATGAATGAAATTATTCTAGTTATCAGTCTCATCATTCTTGTTCTGCTGATCATCTCTCTCCTCCTTCAACGAAAAAGAAGTAGTCCTGCTGAACTAATTGAACTTAAGAACGAATTTGAAAGATTAGATCGTTCATTCCGAGATGAAATTACAAGAACAAGGGAGGAAAATTCCCGTTCTCAAAAGGACCAGAGAGAAGAGATTAATTCTTCTATTTTAAAGCTTGGTGAACAAATCAGTTCAACAATCGGAGAACTTGCAAAACGTCAAATCGAGCAATTAGAGATTTTCGAGAGTAGATTAAATACATTAACTACTACCAACGAACAAAAATTTGATAAGCTTCAGGAGAAAGTTGAATTTAATTTGAGAGAAATGCTCGATCAAAATTCCAAAAAATTAGAGGAGATGAGACAAACTGTTGATGAAAAATTACATTCTACTTTAGAAAAAAGATTGGGTGAATCTTTCAAATTAGTTAGTGAACGTTTAGAGGCTGTTAGAGAAGGCTTAGGCGAGATGAGAAATTTGGCCGTTGGTGTTGGGGATCTGAAAAAAGTATTGACTAATGTAAAAACCAGAGGTACTTGGGGAGAAATTCAACTTCAAAATTTAATTGAACAGATTTTAACTCCCGACCAGTATGTGAAAAATTATTCAACCAAAAAAGGAAGTAACGATAGAGTGGAATTCGCGATCAAGATGCCTGGGCGTAGCGAAAATAAAGATGGATTTTGCTGGCTTCCAATTGACGCTAAATTCCCGATGGAAGATTATCAAAGACTAGCAACCGCACAAGATCTAGTTGATGTTCTGCTCATCGAAGAGGCCGGGAAAGCACTGGAAAATAGAATTAAATTGGAAGCTAAATCAATTTATGATAAGTATATCGATCCACCAAATACAACAGACGTAGCTCTTTTATTTCTTCCGGTTGAGGGACTTTTCGCGGAAATTTTACGCCGCCCCGGTTTATTTGAAAAGCTGCAAAATGATTATAAGGTGATTATAACCGGACCTACAACTCTGACTGCAATCTTGAATAGTCTCCAAATGGGTTTTAAAACATTAGCCATTGAAAAGCGTTCGAGTGAAGTTTGGACCCTGCTCGGTGCCGTAAAAAATGAATTTGTAAAGTTTGGAGATATTCTTGAAAAAACACAAGAAAAATTACGCCAGGCAAGTGATACGATTGATTCAGCAAAAGTTCGATCGAGAGCGATAGAAAGAAGATTACGCGATGTTCAGGAATTACCTTCTAGTGAGCAAACTAATTTGATTGAATAA
- a CDS encoding EutN/CcmL family microcompartment protein, with the protein MYLAKVVGNIVSTQKNVFLKGHKLLVCKQISLDGQFTDNKDVISLDTLDAGIGDRVIIAQEGDAVQQILGNKSTPVNTMIIAIVDNIEINEDNKT; encoded by the coding sequence ATGTATTTAGCAAAAGTTGTTGGTAATATTGTTTCCACTCAGAAGAATGTATTTTTGAAAGGTCACAAACTTCTGGTGTGTAAGCAAATTAGTTTGGATGGGCAATTTACTGATAACAAAGATGTAATATCACTGGATACTTTGGATGCAGGTATAGGGGATAGAGTAATTATTGCTCAGGAGGGGGATGCCGTTCAGCAAATTCTGGGGAATAAAAGCACACCGGTAAATACAATGATTATCGCGATTGTAGATAATATCGAAATTAATGAAGATAATAAAACGTGA
- a CDS encoding penicillin acylase family protein, whose amino-acid sequence MNKFLKVFIGIVASVVAIIIVIFSISYWMLNRTVPEYDGETNSESLKSSITVYRDSSAIPLIVALNDEDAAFGIGYVHAQDRLFQMDVARRAGEGRLSEIFGTSTLSFDKMFKTIGIYNNVKNNYDRLNPLTKKILKSYADGVNHFIKENKGKYQPEFGILGYEPYNWKPEHSLVIGKLLGWELNISWWTDVAFSAIIQKIGEEKARQLLPDFPQNAPTIIPSEFKNIATIKTEIINTDRKFREFTGFIGTHIGSNNWVVNNSMSSSAKPIVANDPHLAFSAPGKWFFIMVSSPTWKVEGFSLPGIPAVIIGKNQNISWVVTNVMADDADFYAEQIDTSGTKYLIDGNWRNLKSRKEIIKVKNGGDELLDIRENHRGPLITDSHPYNVLYPGSKNNAALSMRWTGLEFSDDLFSLLMINKASNWEEFKLALSHFTVPGQNFVYGDNKNNIGYICASKLPVRSNASPTLVYNGTTSSNDWKGFVPYGEMPILFNPAQNFIASANNKTLKNFPHHISNLWEPSSRIERITQLLSSKSKHNVKDFKTYQNDLISPYSQKIIGFIKPAFQNVRINDNNLRDVIKLLDSWNYEMNSGSQLPAIYNVFLKFLIKNIFEDELGKELFSQYVFVANVPYRKLLEILEANSSTFLDNINTAEIETRDEIIRNSLSEATTYLEKHFGKNIADWQWGNLHTVTFKHMFSGKSDFLDKIINIGPYPIGGDGTTIFNTEYSFRYLSNSDDEIPVTTKFENILGPSMRYIYDFGDPEIIHFILPTGQSGNFMSSHYSDMTDKWRKGKYIKLDINENRFIQKSKSKITITAN is encoded by the coding sequence ATGAATAAATTTTTAAAGGTATTTATAGGAATAGTAGCATCTGTTGTTGCAATCATTATTGTAATTTTTTCCATTTCATATTGGATGCTAAATAGAACTGTCCCAGAGTATGATGGTGAGACTAACTCTGAATCTCTTAAATCTTCAATTACGGTTTATCGTGATTCTTCAGCCATTCCTCTAATAGTTGCATTAAATGATGAAGATGCCGCATTTGGCATTGGCTATGTTCATGCTCAGGATAGATTATTTCAAATGGATGTTGCCCGCAGAGCAGGCGAGGGAAGATTAAGTGAGATATTTGGTACTTCAACTTTATCATTCGATAAAATGTTTAAAACGATCGGAATTTATAATAATGTAAAGAATAACTACGACCGGCTTAATCCTTTAACAAAAAAAATACTTAAATCATACGCCGATGGAGTGAATCATTTCATAAAAGAAAATAAAGGGAAATATCAACCCGAGTTTGGCATTCTTGGTTACGAACCATATAATTGGAAGCCCGAGCATTCATTGGTAATTGGCAAACTACTAGGTTGGGAGCTTAACATAAGCTGGTGGACGGATGTCGCATTTTCCGCGATCATTCAAAAAATTGGAGAGGAGAAGGCAAGACAGTTGCTACCAGATTTCCCACAGAACGCACCCACTATTATTCCTTCAGAATTTAAAAACATAGCTACTATTAAGACTGAGATTATTAACACAGATAGAAAGTTTAGAGAGTTCACCGGTTTTATTGGGACGCACATAGGTTCGAATAATTGGGTTGTTAATAATTCGATGTCGAGTTCCGCAAAACCAATTGTTGCTAATGATCCGCATCTGGCTTTTTCGGCACCGGGGAAGTGGTTCTTTATAATGGTAAGTTCACCAACATGGAAAGTTGAAGGGTTTTCTCTTCCCGGAATACCTGCCGTGATAATTGGAAAGAATCAAAACATTTCATGGGTGGTAACAAATGTTATGGCAGATGACGCTGATTTTTATGCTGAGCAGATAGATACCTCGGGCACTAAATATTTAATTGATGGCAATTGGAGAAATCTTAAATCTCGTAAAGAAATAATAAAAGTGAAAAATGGAGGGGATGAATTATTAGATATTAGAGAAAATCATCGTGGGCCACTTATTACTGATTCTCATCCCTATAATGTATTGTATCCAGGATCAAAAAATAATGCCGCATTGAGCATGAGGTGGACCGGTCTGGAATTTTCTGATGATTTATTTTCACTATTAATGATAAATAAGGCAAGTAATTGGGAAGAATTTAAACTGGCTCTCTCTCACTTCACAGTACCTGGTCAAAATTTTGTATATGGGGATAATAAAAACAATATTGGTTATATCTGTGCCTCCAAATTACCTGTTCGCTCGAATGCCAGTCCAACATTAGTTTATAATGGAACAACTTCATCAAACGATTGGAAAGGTTTTGTCCCTTACGGAGAGATGCCCATATTGTTTAATCCCGCTCAAAATTTTATTGCATCGGCAAATAATAAAACATTAAAAAATTTTCCTCACCATATTTCAAATTTGTGGGAACCATCTAGCAGAATTGAAAGGATCACGCAGCTATTATCTTCTAAATCAAAACATAATGTTAAAGATTTCAAAACATATCAGAATGATTTGATTTCCCCTTATTCTCAGAAAATTATCGGGTTTATTAAACCCGCATTTCAGAACGTTAGAATTAATGATAATAATTTAAGAGATGTAATAAAATTGCTCGACTCATGGAACTATGAAATGAATTCTGGAAGTCAATTACCCGCTATATATAATGTATTCCTAAAATTCTTAATTAAAAATATTTTTGAAGATGAACTTGGAAAAGAGCTATTCAGTCAATATGTATTTGTTGCTAATGTCCCATACAGAAAATTATTAGAAATATTGGAGGCAAATTCATCCACATTTCTTGATAATATAAATACTGCTGAAATCGAAACTCGGGATGAAATCATCCGGAACAGTTTAAGTGAGGCAACTACTTATCTGGAAAAACATTTTGGAAAAAATATAGCCGATTGGCAATGGGGAAATCTTCATACTGTAACCTTTAAACATATGTTTTCCGGTAAATCAGATTTTTTGGACAAGATTATTAATATTGGTCCTTACCCGATTGGAGGAGATGGTACAACAATTTTTAATACCGAATATTCATTCCGATATCTATCAAATTCTGATGATGAAATTCCAGTTACTACAAAATTTGAAAACATTTTAGGTCCTTCGATGCGGTACATTTATGATTTTGGTGACCCCGAAATTATTCATTTTATTTTGCCAACAGGGCAATCGGGTAATTTTATGAGTAGCCATTATTCCGATATGACAGACAAGTGGCGTAAGGGGAAATATATTAAGCTGGATATAAATGAAAATCGATTTATTCAGAAGAGTAAAAGTAAGATAACAATAACCGCAAATTAA
- the dprA gene encoding DNA-processing protein DprA, whose amino-acid sequence MNDLNELAYLKLLSSTENIGPQKILALKSHFKSFENIYASTLSEIIKVEGIHTSSALNIIKNKPHFESTKKILSNELDQLKKQGARLITYWEDEYPSILRNIYYPPILLYLKGSAKLNYGSKIAIVGTRTPTNYGRIQAENFAADLVENNLIIVSGLARGIDSASHNSALKKGGQTFAVIGSGLDVIYPSENKKLFEQICENGLVISEYELGTKPDAQNFPKRNRIISGLSIATLVIETRINGGAIQTANYAYDQDREVFAVPGNVNSQFSDGCNYLIKKNIARLVTSVHDILEELNIKLDQKSVSKLQPELDLNLFEAKTLSVLSDEPIYIDDIAEKTEMATSDCLVNLLTLEFKGVVKQFPGKMFVRI is encoded by the coding sequence GTGAATGATTTAAATGAACTTGCTTATCTCAAACTTTTAAGTTCAACAGAAAATATCGGTCCTCAAAAAATTCTAGCTCTCAAGTCACACTTTAAGTCATTTGAAAACATATACGCTTCAACTCTTTCCGAAATTATAAAAGTTGAAGGAATCCACACAAGTTCCGCATTGAATATCATTAAAAACAAACCCCATTTTGAATCTACGAAAAAGATTCTCTCCAATGAACTAGATCAACTCAAAAAGCAGGGGGCGAGATTAATAACGTATTGGGAAGATGAATACCCCTCAATATTGAGAAATATTTACTATCCCCCGATACTATTATATTTAAAAGGAAGCGCTAAATTAAATTATGGTTCCAAAATTGCTATAGTGGGAACCCGAACGCCTACTAACTATGGCAGAATTCAAGCTGAAAATTTTGCCGCTGATCTTGTAGAAAACAACTTAATAATTGTGAGTGGGCTGGCTAGAGGAATTGATTCCGCATCTCATAACAGCGCCCTTAAAAAAGGGGGACAAACATTCGCGGTAATAGGCTCGGGACTGGATGTAATTTATCCATCAGAGAATAAAAAATTGTTCGAGCAAATCTGCGAAAACGGATTAGTAATTAGCGAATATGAATTAGGAACTAAACCCGATGCTCAAAACTTTCCAAAAAGAAATAGAATAATAAGCGGGTTAAGTATTGCCACTCTGGTTATCGAAACAAGAATTAATGGTGGAGCTATTCAAACCGCGAATTATGCTTATGACCAGGATCGTGAAGTATTTGCAGTACCAGGAAATGTCAATTCACAATTTAGTGATGGCTGTAATTATTTAATTAAAAAGAATATCGCAAGATTGGTAACATCAGTCCATGATATTTTAGAGGAACTGAATATTAAACTTGATCAAAAATCAGTTTCAAAATTGCAGCCAGAATTAGATCTAAATTTATTCGAAGCAAAAACTTTATCGGTTCTTTCGGATGAGCCAATTTATATTGACGATATTGCGGAAAAAACTGAGATGGCAACTTCTGATTGTCTTGTAAATTTATTAACACTCGAATTTAAGGGAGTTGTAAAGCAGTTTCCGGGGAAAATGTTTGTAAGAATTTAA
- a CDS encoding D-alanine--D-alanine ligase, producing the protein MYKNKLNIALLVGGTSPERQVSKASSKSIYIALTELGYNVKVFDPGLGVDQLANIDDYFAVEDKGVLNDENYVKLVASPLFDNIDAVFIGLHGKWGEDGALQSLLELRGIKYTGSSILASAIAMDKIYSKIMFRHFGVLTPNWIDLEKGNYNLSDIKSLIKEKIFYPCIVKPNDSGSTIGLSKCKDESEIDSAVVEAFKYSSKILIEEFIPGRELTVAVIKNKTYPVLEIIPHSGFYDYESKYTPGMTDYIVPADIPDELSQYLQKQALLAFKALGCKTYSRVDFRVNEKSEAYVLEVNNLPGMTSTSLVPKMAKCAGLSFNELIDIILKDALS; encoded by the coding sequence ATGTATAAGAATAAGTTAAATATTGCACTACTTGTAGGAGGTACATCTCCGGAAAGGCAAGTCTCAAAAGCTAGTTCCAAATCCATATACATTGCTTTAACTGAACTAGGATATAACGTAAAAGTGTTTGATCCCGGACTTGGAGTTGATCAACTTGCAAATATTGACGATTATTTTGCAGTGGAAGATAAAGGTGTTTTGAATGATGAAAATTATGTAAAGTTAGTTGCCTCTCCATTATTTGATAATATTGACGCTGTTTTTATTGGATTGCATGGAAAGTGGGGTGAGGATGGTGCATTGCAATCGCTACTTGAGTTAAGAGGAATTAAATATACCGGTTCATCAATTCTTGCCAGCGCAATTGCGATGGATAAAATATATTCTAAAATAATGTTCAGACATTTTGGGGTGTTAACTCCAAATTGGATTGATCTGGAAAAAGGTAATTACAATCTATCTGATATAAAATCTTTAATAAAAGAAAAAATATTTTATCCATGTATTGTAAAACCGAATGATTCCGGTTCCACAATTGGATTATCAAAATGCAAAGATGAATCAGAAATTGATTCAGCTGTAGTTGAAGCGTTTAAGTATTCATCAAAAATTTTGATTGAAGAATTTATTCCGGGTAGGGAACTGACAGTCGCAGTAATAAAAAATAAAACATACCCGGTTCTGGAGATAATTCCGCATTCCGGTTTTTATGACTATGAATCAAAATATACTCCCGGAATGACTGACTATATTGTACCAGCAGATATACCTGATGAACTTTCTCAGTATCTTCAGAAGCAAGCTCTCCTCGCGTTCAAAGCTTTAGGTTGTAAAACTTATTCGAGGGTTGATTTCCGGGTTAACGAAAAAAGTGAAGCCTATGTCCTTGAAGTAAATAATTTGCCCGGGATGACTAGTACAAGTCTTGTACCTAAAATGGCAAAATGCGCGGGTTTATCTTTTAATGAATTAATAGATATAATTCTCAAAGACGCACTTTCATAA
- a CDS encoding replication-associated recombination protein A → MQSDPTNNYLPLAERCRPKNLEQFFGQSKLVGIDEPLRRMIEADSIQSMIFWGPPGSGKTTLARIIAQTTNSQFYQINAVSAGVKDVRQIIERAKLNLDHNQRTILFIDEIHRFNKSQQDALLSSVESGELVLIGATTENPSFEVIPALRSRVRIFVLEQLSSDDLSNILKHALENDEYLKNKRIRIDDEQFIIISSGGDARVLLNIVEAAVLHEKEKDEIIIDNPLIEKILQQKNILYDKSGEEHFNIISAFIKSMRGSDPDAAVYWLARMIEGGEDPLFIARRMIIFASEDIGNASPNALLLAVATFQAIEKIGMPESRIILSQCATYLASSVKSNSAYLAIDKALGDVKALSQFPVPMHLRNAPTSLMKNLDYGKNYKYPHDFENHFVLEDYLPDQIKNKQYYIPTSNGSEKAILERLKMLWNGKKKY, encoded by the coding sequence ATGCAAAGTGATCCCACAAATAATTATTTACCTTTAGCAGAGAGGTGCCGTCCCAAAAATCTAGAACAATTCTTCGGTCAATCAAAATTGGTTGGAATTGATGAACCGTTGAGAAGAATGATTGAAGCAGATTCAATTCAATCAATGATCTTTTGGGGGCCTCCTGGAAGCGGTAAAACTACACTTGCCAGAATTATCGCTCAAACAACCAATTCTCAATTTTATCAAATCAATGCGGTGTCAGCCGGCGTTAAAGATGTGCGTCAAATTATTGAAAGAGCCAAACTAAACTTAGATCATAATCAGCGCACAATTTTATTTATTGATGAAATTCATAGATTCAATAAATCACAGCAAGATGCTCTTCTCTCGAGTGTTGAATCGGGGGAGTTAGTATTAATCGGCGCTACAACCGAAAATCCATCATTTGAAGTAATTCCGGCTTTAAGATCAAGAGTTCGCATTTTTGTTTTGGAACAGCTTTCAAGCGATGATCTATCTAACATTTTAAAGCATGCACTCGAAAATGATGAATACTTAAAAAATAAAAGAATTAGAATAGATGATGAACAATTTATAATTATCTCTTCCGGCGGAGATGCGCGTGTTCTCCTCAATATTGTTGAAGCGGCCGTTCTTCATGAAAAAGAAAAGGATGAAATAATAATTGATAATCCGCTCATTGAAAAAATTCTTCAACAAAAAAATATTCTTTACGATAAAAGTGGTGAAGAACATTTTAATATAATTTCAGCATTTATTAAAAGTATGCGGGGTTCCGATCCCGATGCTGCTGTTTACTGGCTTGCGAGAATGATAGAAGGGGGAGAAGACCCGCTTTTTATTGCCAGAAGAATGATAATTTTTGCATCAGAAGATATTGGAAATGCCTCTCCTAACGCTTTACTTCTTGCTGTAGCCACTTTTCAAGCTATTGAAAAAATAGGGATGCCCGAATCAAGAATTATTTTATCTCAATGTGCAACTTACTTAGCTAGTTCTGTAAAAAGTAATTCAGCTTACCTTGCAATAGATAAAGCATTGGGTGATGTTAAAGCATTATCCCAATTTCCGGTTCCAATGCACCTTAGGAATGCTCCAACTTCATTAATGAAAAATTTAGATTATGGGAAGAACTATAAATATCCTCACGATTTTGAAAATCATTTTGTGCTCGAGGATTATTTACCAGATCAGATAAAAAATAAACAGTACTATATTCCTACCAGCAATGGTTCGGAAAAAGCTATTTTGGAAAGATTGAAAATGCTGTGGAATGGGAAAAAGAAGTACTAG